From the Kitasatospora viridis genome, one window contains:
- the ligD gene encoding non-homologous end-joining DNA ligase yields MAESVELEAGGRLVKVSNPGKVYYPEPGYTKLDVAVYYQAVAEAVLRGLRDRPTTLQRFVDGVEGESFYQKRAPKNTPEWLPTARISFPSGRYADEICPTEPAAVLWAANLGCLTFHPWPVRRDDTDHPDELRIDLDPQPGTDFTDAVRAAHQLREVLAEHGLRGWPKTSGGRGLHVYVPIRPQWTFAEVRRCAIALGRALEHRMPDQVTTNWWKEERGVKVFVDYNQMARDRTIASAYSLRARPQATVSTPLHWVELDEVTPLDFTLRTVPVRLAEVGDPNAEQGDEVFGLESVLELAERQERDHGLGELPYPPDHPKAPGEPPRVQPSRARKTP; encoded by the coding sequence ATGGCGGAATCGGTGGAACTGGAAGCCGGGGGGCGACTGGTCAAGGTGTCCAATCCGGGCAAGGTGTACTACCCGGAGCCCGGGTACACGAAGTTGGACGTGGCGGTCTACTACCAGGCGGTGGCCGAGGCGGTGCTGCGCGGGCTGCGCGACCGGCCGACCACGCTGCAGCGGTTCGTGGACGGGGTCGAGGGCGAGTCCTTCTACCAGAAGCGGGCGCCGAAGAACACGCCCGAGTGGCTGCCGACCGCGCGGATCTCCTTCCCCAGCGGGCGGTACGCCGACGAGATCTGCCCCACCGAGCCGGCCGCCGTGCTCTGGGCCGCGAACCTCGGATGCCTCACCTTCCACCCCTGGCCGGTGCGGCGGGACGACACCGACCACCCCGACGAGCTGCGGATCGACCTCGACCCGCAGCCCGGCACCGACTTCACCGACGCGGTGCGCGCCGCCCACCAGCTGCGCGAGGTGCTGGCCGAGCACGGGCTGCGCGGCTGGCCGAAGACCTCCGGCGGGCGCGGCCTGCACGTGTACGTGCCGATCCGGCCGCAGTGGACCTTCGCCGAGGTGCGCCGCTGCGCGATCGCGCTGGGGCGGGCGCTGGAGCACCGGATGCCCGATCAGGTGACCACCAACTGGTGGAAGGAGGAGCGCGGGGTCAAGGTCTTCGTCGACTACAACCAGATGGCCCGGGACCGCACCATCGCCTCCGCCTACTCGCTGCGGGCCCGCCCGCAGGCCACCGTCTCCACCCCGCTGCACTGGGTGGAGCTGGACGAGGTGACCCCGCTGGACTTCACGCTGCGCACGGTGCCGGTGCGCCTGGCCGAGGTCGGCGACCCGAACGCGGAGCAGGGTGACGAGGTGTTCGGGCTGGAGTCGGTGCTGGAGCTGGCGGAGCGTCAGGAGCGCGACCACGGGCTCGGCGAGCTGCCTTATCCGCCGGACCACCCGAAGGCGCCGGGCGAGCCGCCCCGGGTGCAGCCGAGCCGGGCCAGGAAGACCCCCTGA
- the lnt gene encoding apolipoprotein N-acyltransferase — MSLRTALSHPVRYGALGAGMLPVAAFPALDLEWLAWVALVPGLLLMQRAPRAREAVVRGWWFGAGFVLAAMYWLIPTVGPGLLLIAVLFGALQGALGLAVWSLLRPPITARRALAALVTVPAVWVVSEFARSWQALGGPWALLGATQWRRPTQLALASLGGIWLVSAAVVAVNTAVLIALLADRTVLRAGVLGAGGAVLAAGPLVFALGTAPPTVRTATVALVQPGETPAGDARLDADTAITRALSGTPDLVVWGESSITTDLSRDAATLARLRALSATAGTDLLVNEDARKADGTISKDAVLIDPTGIRGRYAKMRLVPFGEYIPFRDELGWLTRISKAADENRTPGKSFHLFQPPDRTGRPLPTGVLICFESAFPDLSRTAARQGAQLLVYQSATSTFQDTWAPDQHASLAAVRAAETGRPAVQAALTGDSVAFDAQGRQLARLDTAHRGALTVRLALPAPGYRTWYDRVGDVVPWTALATTLVAAALGLRAARRRPPAELPEPAEQPTAAR; from the coding sequence ATGTCGCTGCGTACCGCGCTCTCGCATCCCGTCCGGTACGGCGCGCTGGGCGCCGGCATGCTGCCGGTGGCGGCGTTCCCGGCGCTCGACCTGGAGTGGCTGGCCTGGGTCGCCCTGGTGCCCGGGCTGCTGCTGATGCAGCGCGCGCCGCGGGCCCGGGAGGCGGTGGTGCGCGGCTGGTGGTTCGGCGCCGGTTTCGTGCTGGCCGCGATGTACTGGCTGATCCCCACCGTCGGGCCGGGCCTGCTGCTGATCGCGGTGCTCTTCGGCGCGCTGCAGGGCGCGCTGGGCCTGGCGGTCTGGTCGCTGCTGCGGCCCCCGATCACGGCGCGCCGGGCGCTGGCGGCCCTGGTCACCGTGCCGGCGGTCTGGGTGGTCTCCGAGTTCGCCCGCTCCTGGCAGGCACTCGGCGGTCCGTGGGCGCTGCTCGGCGCCACCCAGTGGCGCCGGCCGACCCAGCTGGCGCTGGCCTCGCTGGGCGGGATCTGGCTGGTCAGCGCGGCGGTGGTGGCGGTGAACACGGCGGTGCTGATCGCGCTGCTGGCCGACCGCACGGTGCTGCGGGCCGGCGTGCTCGGCGCGGGCGGGGCGGTGCTGGCGGCCGGCCCGCTGGTCTTCGCCCTCGGCACCGCCCCGCCGACCGTCCGCACCGCCACCGTCGCCCTGGTGCAGCCCGGCGAGACCCCGGCCGGCGACGCCCGGCTGGACGCGGACACCGCGATCACCCGCGCCCTGTCCGGCACACCCGACCTGGTGGTCTGGGGCGAGTCCAGCATCACCACCGACCTGTCCCGGGACGCCGCCACGCTCGCCCGGCTGCGCGCCCTGTCCGCCACCGCCGGCACCGACCTGCTGGTCAACGAGGACGCCCGCAAGGCCGACGGCACCATCTCCAAGGACGCCGTGCTGATCGACCCGACCGGCATCCGGGGCCGCTACGCCAAGATGCGCCTGGTGCCGTTCGGCGAGTACATCCCGTTCCGCGACGAGCTGGGCTGGCTGACCCGGATCAGCAAGGCCGCCGACGAGAACCGCACCCCCGGCAAGTCGTTCCACCTCTTCCAGCCGCCCGACCGCACCGGCCGCCCGCTGCCCACCGGCGTGCTGATCTGCTTCGAGTCGGCCTTCCCCGACCTGTCCAGGACCGCCGCCCGCCAGGGCGCCCAGCTGCTGGTCTACCAGTCGGCCACCTCGACCTTCCAGGACACCTGGGCCCCGGACCAGCACGCCTCCCTCGCGGCGGTCCGGGCCGCCGAGACCGGACGCCCGGCGGTCCAGGCGGCGCTGACCGGCGACTCGGTCGCCTTCGACGCCCAGGGCCGGCAGCTCGCCCGGCTGGACACCGCCCACCGGGGCGCCCTGACCGTCCGGCTCGCCCTGCCCGCCCCCGGCTACCGGACCTGGTACGACCGGGTGGGTGACGTGGTGCCCTGGACGGCGCTCGCCACCACCCTCGTGGCGGCCGCCCTCGGCCTGCGCGCGGCCCGCCGCCGCCCGCCGGCCGAACTGCCCGAGCCCGCCGAGCAGCCGACCGCCGCCCGCTGA
- a CDS encoding histidine kinase has product MAEATNTMLFITFDGRAAADAAFEEAKELPGVRQAAVLTRSAEGLLDTPESWVRGAGRPTVATGLLGGLLGLFGGPIGVLLGWTAGTVIGGAAELKQFQEGAEGLLVYSRDLAEGHAMLIVDVHEHDPAPADALAAAHGGRLVRRPAAEVEAEVRAAERAAEGKGPDGA; this is encoded by the coding sequence ATGGCCGAGGCGACCAACACGATGCTCTTCATCACCTTCGACGGTCGGGCGGCGGCCGACGCCGCGTTCGAGGAGGCGAAGGAACTGCCCGGGGTGCGGCAGGCCGCCGTGCTCACCCGGTCGGCCGAGGGGCTCCTCGACACGCCCGAGAGCTGGGTGCGCGGCGCCGGCCGGCCCACCGTGGCGACCGGGCTGCTGGGCGGGCTGCTCGGGCTGTTCGGCGGTCCGATCGGCGTGCTGCTGGGCTGGACCGCGGGCACGGTGATCGGCGGCGCGGCCGAGCTGAAGCAGTTCCAGGAGGGCGCCGAGGGCCTGCTGGTCTACAGCCGGGACCTGGCGGAGGGGCACGCGATGCTGATCGTCGACGTGCACGAGCACGACCCGGCGCCGGCGGACGCGCTGGCCGCCGCGCACGGGGGCCGGCTGGTCCGCCGTCCGGCGGCCGAGGTCGAGGCGGAGGTCCGGGCGGCCGAGCGGGCGGCGGAGGGCAAGGGCCCTGACGGTGCGTAG
- a CDS encoding thioredoxin family protein: MTTTGTAVCALVLVLASLFGWRRAARDGRLRTADRRTRLTPEELGAPLGERATLVQFSTEHCGPCRPTRRLLGEVATAVPGVAHIDLDADRAPALVHRLNVLRTPTVLVLDPAGVLLHRSTGVPRRAELLTALGAD; this comes from the coding sequence GTGACCACCACCGGCACCGCCGTCTGCGCCCTGGTGCTCGTGCTGGCGAGCCTGTTCGGCTGGCGGCGCGCCGCCCGCGACGGCCGCCTGCGCACCGCCGACCGCCGCACCCGGCTGACCCCCGAGGAGCTCGGCGCCCCGCTCGGCGAACGCGCCACCCTGGTGCAGTTCTCCACCGAGCACTGCGGGCCCTGCCGCCCGACCCGCCGGCTGCTCGGCGAGGTGGCCACCGCCGTCCCGGGCGTGGCCCACATCGACCTGGACGCCGACCGGGCACCGGCCCTGGTCCACCGGCTGAACGTGCTGCGCACCCCGACGGTGCTGGTGCTCGACCCGGCGGGCGTGCTGCTGCACCGCAGCACCGGGGTGCCGCGCCGCGCCGAGCTGCTGACCGCCCTCGGCGCCGACTGA
- a CDS encoding DUF4395 domain-containing protein, whose amino-acid sequence MDLGLIDPRGPRFAAALTSVLLAAVLVTGSGWLLAAQAAVFALGVAGRSPYGWLYRRLVRPRLGPPGELEDPRPPRFAQVVGLGFALVGVAGFAGGLPWLGFAAGGLALAAAFLNAAFGYCLGCELYLVGRRLQRAR is encoded by the coding sequence ATGGACCTCGGGCTGATCGATCCGCGCGGGCCGCGCTTCGCCGCCGCGCTCACCTCCGTGCTGCTCGCGGCGGTGCTGGTGACCGGTAGCGGGTGGCTGCTGGCCGCGCAGGCGGCGGTGTTCGCGCTCGGGGTGGCGGGGCGCTCGCCGTACGGGTGGCTGTACCGGCGCCTGGTCCGGCCGCGGTTGGGACCGCCCGGCGAGCTGGAGGACCCGCGGCCGCCGCGGTTCGCCCAGGTGGTGGGGCTGGGGTTCGCGCTGGTGGGGGTGGCCGGGTTCGCGGGCGGCCTGCCGTGGCTGGGGTTCGCGGCCGGCGGGCTGGCGTTGGCGGCCGCGTTCCTGAACGCGGCGTTCGGGTACTGCCTGGGCTGCGAGCTCTACCTGGTGGGCCGGCGGCTTCAGCGGGCCAGGTAG
- a CDS encoding SDR family NAD(P)-dependent oxidoreductase, whose product MTIPLVDLTGKSCLVTGAASGIGRATATLLARLGARVLATDVNAAGLAALHRELAQTGLSTATADVTDPEDVRRAVATAVQRHGRLDVAVANAGVLPLSDVLETTPEDWDHVMAVDGKGMFLTCKYAIEAMRRTGGGAIVCVSSISGLAGQARQAAYGPAKFVASGLTVHLAVEWAAQGIRVNAVAPGTITTERVRALADEPGGPEYLTEMAAAHPLGRLGAPEEVARAIAFLASDAASFITGAVLPVDGGYLAR is encoded by the coding sequence ATGACGATCCCCCTGGTCGACCTCACCGGTAAGAGCTGCCTGGTCACCGGCGCCGCCAGCGGAATCGGGAGGGCCACCGCCACCCTCCTCGCGCGGCTCGGCGCCCGGGTGCTCGCCACCGACGTCAACGCGGCGGGCCTGGCCGCGCTGCACCGGGAGCTCGCCCAGACCGGCCTCAGCACCGCCACCGCCGACGTCACCGACCCCGAGGACGTCCGCCGCGCCGTCGCCACCGCCGTCCAGCGGCACGGCAGGCTCGACGTCGCCGTCGCCAACGCCGGTGTCCTGCCGCTCTCCGACGTGCTGGAGACCACGCCCGAGGACTGGGACCACGTCATGGCCGTGGACGGCAAGGGCATGTTCCTCACCTGCAAGTACGCGATCGAGGCGATGCGGCGGACCGGCGGCGGCGCCATCGTCTGCGTCTCGTCGATCTCCGGCCTGGCCGGCCAGGCCCGCCAAGCCGCCTACGGCCCGGCCAAGTTCGTCGCCTCCGGACTCACCGTGCACCTCGCCGTCGAATGGGCGGCCCAGGGCATCCGGGTCAACGCCGTCGCCCCGGGCACCATCACCACCGAGCGGGTGCGCGCCCTGGCGGACGAACCCGGCGGGCCCGAGTACCTCACCGAGATGGCGGCCGCCCACCCGCTGGGCCGGCTCGGCGCGCCGGAGGAAGTCGCCCGCGCGATCGCCTTCCTCGCCTCCGACGCCGCCTCCTTCATCACCGGCGCGGTGCTCCCGGTGGACGGCGGCTACCTGGCCCGCTGA
- a CDS encoding putative Ig domain-containing protein gives MGQSPAPRRAKFAALTGIATLSLAAAGLSMMAAPAQAAAAPAATSGQAHHSAAFAGSTVKNEFNPYSASINASKAPGVKAYEAHRRSILANQATAAATGAETLSYGGGVDGIGVQSGHSKVYLVFYGTQWGTQTTDANGNAKFSGDSAGAAGATQQMFKGIGTNNETWSADLTQWCDGPNVASGATSCPANANFIPYQAGGVLSGVWYDNSAASPSAATGNQLAQEAINAAGHFGNTTAAANRDAYYIVLSPHGTDPDNYQDPNTGYCAWHDWNGDTTLTGGAANSPYGDIAFSNQPYNIDQGANCGVGFVNSPGTLDGYTMTLGHEWHEMMSDQNPAGGWTNHTGDATYNGQENSDECAWLKPGTTGGAAMVTFATGTFAEQASWSNDTNACSISHPILNHGGGTGGNTVTVTGPGNQSGTVGTAASLQINASDSASGQTLTYAATGLPAGLSINSSTGLISGTPTASGSSSVTVTVTDGTGATGSTSFTWTEAGATSCANPGQLLGNAGFESGSASPWTATSGVINSDTTSEPAHSGNYDAWLDGYGSAHTDTLAQTVTVPAGCKASFSFWLHIDTAKTGTTAADKLTVTANGTTVASFSNLNANSGYVQETYDLSAYAGQSVTLQFKGVENSSSAQTSFVIDDTALTAS, from the coding sequence ATGGGTCAGTCCCCCGCCCCGCGCCGCGCGAAGTTCGCGGCGCTGACCGGCATAGCGACGCTGTCGCTGGCCGCCGCCGGCCTGTCGATGATGGCCGCTCCGGCCCAGGCCGCTGCCGCTCCGGCCGCCACCTCGGGCCAGGCGCACCACAGTGCCGCCTTCGCCGGCTCGACGGTCAAGAACGAGTTCAACCCCTACAGCGCCTCGATCAACGCCAGCAAGGCCCCGGGCGTCAAGGCGTACGAGGCGCACCGCCGTTCCATCCTCGCCAACCAGGCCACCGCGGCCGCGACCGGCGCGGAGACCCTCTCCTACGGCGGCGGCGTCGACGGCATCGGCGTGCAGAGCGGCCACTCCAAGGTCTACCTGGTGTTCTACGGGACCCAGTGGGGTACCCAGACCACCGACGCCAACGGCAACGCCAAGTTCTCCGGCGACTCGGCCGGCGCGGCGGGTGCGACCCAGCAGATGTTCAAGGGCATCGGCACCAACAACGAGACCTGGTCGGCCGACCTGACCCAGTGGTGCGACGGCCCGAACGTGGCCTCCGGCGCCACCAGCTGCCCGGCGAACGCCAACTTCATCCCGTACCAGGCCGGCGGTGTGCTCTCCGGCGTCTGGTACGACAACTCGGCCGCCTCGCCGTCCGCCGCGACCGGCAACCAGCTGGCCCAGGAGGCCATCAACGCCGCCGGCCACTTCGGCAACACCACGGCCGCCGCGAACCGCGACGCGTACTACATCGTCCTGTCGCCGCACGGCACCGACCCGGACAACTACCAGGACCCGAACACCGGTTACTGCGCCTGGCACGACTGGAACGGCGACACCACCCTCACCGGCGGTGCGGCGAACTCGCCCTACGGCGACATCGCCTTCTCGAACCAGCCGTACAACATCGACCAGGGCGCCAACTGCGGCGTCGGCTTCGTCAACTCGCCCGGCACCCTCGACGGCTACACCATGACCCTGGGTCACGAGTGGCACGAGATGATGTCGGACCAGAACCCGGCGGGCGGCTGGACCAACCACACCGGTGACGCCACCTACAACGGCCAGGAGAACTCCGACGAGTGCGCCTGGCTGAAGCCCGGCACCACCGGCGGCGCGGCCATGGTCACCTTCGCCACCGGCACCTTCGCCGAGCAGGCGAGCTGGTCGAACGACACCAACGCGTGCTCGATCTCGCACCCGATCCTGAACCACGGCGGCGGCACCGGTGGCAACACCGTCACCGTCACCGGCCCGGGCAACCAGAGCGGCACCGTCGGCACCGCCGCCTCGCTGCAGATCAACGCCTCGGACTCGGCCTCCGGCCAGACCCTGACCTACGCGGCCACCGGCCTGCCGGCCGGCCTGTCGATCAACTCCTCGACCGGTCTGATCTCGGGCACCCCGACCGCCTCCGGCTCCTCCTCGGTGACCGTCACGGTGACCGACGGCACCGGCGCCACCGGCTCCACCAGCTTCACCTGGACCGAGGCCGGCGCGACCTCCTGCGCCAACCCGGGCCAGCTGCTCGGCAACGCGGGCTTCGAGTCCGGCTCCGCCTCGCCGTGGACCGCGACCTCCGGTGTGATCAACAGTGACACCACCAGCGAGCCGGCCCACAGCGGCAACTACGACGCCTGGCTCGACGGTTACGGCTCCGCCCACACCGACACCCTGGCCCAGACGGTCACCGTCCCGGCCGGCTGCAAGGCGAGCTTCTCCTTCTGGCTGCACATCGACACCGCCAAGACCGGCACCACGGCCGCCGACAAGCTGACCGTGACCGCCAACGGCACCACCGTGGCCAGCTTCTCCAACCTGAACGCCAACTCCGGCTACGTCCAGGAGACCTACGACCTCTCGGCCTACGCCGGCCAGAGCGTCACCCTGCAGTTCAAGGGCGTGGAGAACTCCTCCTCCGCCCAGACCAGCTTCGTGATCGACGACACCGCGCTGACCGCGAGCTGA
- a CDS encoding TIGR03617 family F420-dependent LLM class oxidoreductase, translated as MTELRLDVTATGRPTGAPELAAAAEHRGLDRFSMSETTHDPFLQLVRVADRTERIELATGVAIAFARTPMALAYQAWGLHELSGGRAVLGLGSQVKPHVVRRFGMPWDRPAARMREYVAAVRAIWHSWQTGERLSFRGDFYTHTLMTPAFAPGPVPQGTPPILLAGVGPLMTEAAGAVADGLICHPFGSVAYLTERVLPRVRAARAGAEVAGAAWTRRPFEVVGNVLTATGRTEEELAANRRGVAERIAFYASTPAYRAVLDAHGWGELHEQLHRMSVRGRWAEMGDLIDDQVFDAFAVAGEPAAVARELHRRYAGVVDRLSVTGPEAADPAPLLDVLAEVRALG; from the coding sequence ATGACCGAACTGCGTTTGGACGTCACCGCGACCGGTCGGCCCACCGGCGCGCCCGAGTTGGCGGCCGCCGCGGAGCACCGTGGTCTGGACCGGTTCAGCATGTCGGAGACCACCCACGACCCGTTCCTCCAGCTGGTCCGGGTGGCCGACCGGACCGAACGGATCGAGCTGGCCACCGGAGTCGCGATCGCCTTCGCCCGCACCCCGATGGCGCTCGCCTACCAGGCCTGGGGACTGCACGAACTCTCCGGCGGGCGCGCGGTGCTGGGCCTCGGCTCCCAGGTGAAGCCGCACGTGGTCCGACGGTTCGGCATGCCCTGGGACCGGCCGGCGGCCCGGATGCGCGAGTACGTGGCGGCGGTGCGGGCGATCTGGCACAGCTGGCAGACCGGTGAACGGCTGTCCTTCCGGGGCGACTTCTACACCCACACGCTGATGACCCCGGCCTTCGCCCCCGGGCCGGTGCCGCAGGGCACCCCGCCGATCCTGCTGGCCGGCGTCGGCCCGCTGATGACCGAGGCCGCCGGCGCGGTCGCCGACGGCCTGATCTGCCACCCCTTCGGCTCGGTGGCCTACCTGACGGAGCGCGTGCTGCCCCGGGTGCGGGCCGCCCGGGCCGGGGCCGAGGTGGCCGGGGCGGCCTGGACGCGGCGCCCGTTCGAGGTGGTGGGCAACGTGCTGACCGCCACCGGGCGCACCGAGGAGGAGCTGGCCGCGAACCGCCGCGGGGTGGCGGAGCGGATCGCCTTCTACGCCTCCACGCCGGCCTACCGGGCCGTGCTGGACGCGCACGGCTGGGGCGAGCTGCACGAGCAGCTGCACCGGATGTCGGTGCGCGGGCGCTGGGCGGAGATGGGCGACCTGATCGACGATCAGGTCTTCGACGCCTTCGCGGTGGCCGGCGAGCCGGCCGCCGTCGCCCGGGAGCTGCACCGCCGGTACGCCGGGGTGGTCGACCGGCTCTCGGTGACGGGGCCCGAGGCGGCCGATCCGGCGCCGCTGCTGGACGTGCTGGCCGAGGTCCGGGCGCTGGGCTGA
- a CDS encoding class I SAM-dependent methyltransferase: MSSTKTTSTSTTAGTAAADRAYWDDWQRSWDAQQGWYLPDREERFRVMIDLVEAVGGPHARVLDLACGTGSITERLLARLPGASSVGVDLDLALLAIAEGHFAGDGRFTLVTADLRDPDWAAALPEGPFDAVVTATALHWLATDDLLRLYRDLAGLLRPGGVFLNADHCPQPATPRLNELVRTAEQRRQQAESAAGVLSWAEWWQAAAADPRLAEAVAARSAVYRDHKDGDVHTTEWQLEQLIAAGFGEAGLAWRSVTDAMTAAVR, encoded by the coding sequence ATGTCCAGCACCAAGACCACCAGCACCAGCACGACCGCCGGCACCGCGGCCGCCGACCGCGCCTACTGGGACGACTGGCAGCGCAGCTGGGACGCCCAGCAGGGCTGGTACCTCCCGGACCGCGAGGAGCGGTTCCGGGTGATGATCGACCTGGTCGAGGCCGTGGGCGGCCCGCACGCCCGGGTGCTCGACCTGGCCTGCGGCACCGGCAGCATCACCGAGCGGCTGCTCGCCCGGCTGCCCGGTGCGAGCAGCGTCGGCGTCGACCTGGACCTGGCCCTGCTCGCCATCGCCGAGGGCCACTTCGCCGGCGACGGCCGGTTCACCCTGGTCACCGCCGACCTGCGCGACCCCGACTGGGCCGCCGCGCTGCCCGAGGGCCCGTTCGACGCCGTGGTGACAGCCACCGCGCTGCACTGGCTGGCCACCGACGACCTGCTGCGGCTCTACCGCGACCTGGCCGGGCTGCTCCGCCCCGGCGGCGTCTTCCTCAACGCCGACCACTGCCCGCAGCCCGCCACCCCGCGGCTCAACGAGCTGGTGCGCACGGCCGAACAGCGGCGCCAGCAGGCCGAGTCGGCGGCCGGCGTGCTGAGCTGGGCCGAGTGGTGGCAGGCGGCGGCCGCGGACCCGCGGCTGGCCGAGGCGGTGGCCGCCCGCAGCGCCGTCTACCGCGACCACAAGGACGGCGACGTCCACACCACCGAGTGGCAGCTGGAGCAGCTGATCGCCGCCGGATTCGGCGAGGCGGGCCTGGCCTGGCGCTCCGTCACCGACGCGATGACGGCCGCCGTCCGCTGA
- a CDS encoding SpoIIE family protein phosphatase has product MGPDQRFSPERAGSPAGPDPLAFLDDRAAARLLTTLTDPAAPADPGTLATVLADYRLVRQVLDHAMLGVAVFDRHLRYRYVNPVLAAINGVPATDHVGRRIGEVVPDIDVAAAEATLRTVLADGRARAHTVRGTTAAGPPDELRWWHNAFHRLDGRDGRPLGLVAMVLEITEDRRIREALDRASTRLALLEEAATRIGTTLDVEQAAQELARLLAPRLAEIASVDLIDHQLSQHEGLLMMRRLALSGTPELMRAGGLFGAAGTVQRPQPGSALARCVASTAPVVLNFATDEEIRGAAAHADRLPLYRSFDLHSAVFVPLTAGGTVLGVVSLGRTGAAPGFTPDEVALIAELAERAGSGIGNAQRYAREHETALALQRALLSEPMSPHPDVACAIRYLPAGATAEVGGDWYDTVALPGGRTLLVVGDVMGHGLDAAATMSEYRSLIRALALQRRSPSGILDEAARIVEALAPERVATCVLALLDPPAGTCTLASAGHLPPLLLGRTGPARLVPPPVGPPLGAGLGGYRCVTVPFDADSTVLLYTDGLVERRGIDIEECLAALCALPLDPAAPLEHLIDTALTGLAAGHGEDDVAVLAARWSGTGPT; this is encoded by the coding sequence ATGGGCCCCGACCAGCGGTTCTCCCCGGAGCGGGCCGGCTCGCCGGCCGGCCCCGACCCGCTCGCCTTCCTCGACGACCGGGCCGCCGCACGCCTGCTGACCACCCTGACCGACCCCGCCGCACCGGCCGACCCGGGCACGCTGGCCACCGTGCTGGCCGACTACCGCCTGGTCCGGCAGGTGCTCGACCACGCGATGCTCGGCGTCGCGGTGTTCGACCGGCACCTGCGCTACCGCTACGTCAACCCGGTGCTCGCGGCGATCAACGGCGTGCCCGCCACCGACCACGTGGGCCGCCGGATCGGCGAGGTGGTGCCCGACATCGACGTGGCGGCGGCCGAGGCCACCCTGCGCACGGTGCTGGCCGACGGCCGGGCCCGGGCGCACACCGTGCGCGGCACCACCGCGGCCGGTCCGCCCGACGAACTCCGTTGGTGGCACAACGCCTTCCACCGCCTGGACGGCCGGGACGGGCGCCCGCTCGGCCTGGTGGCGATGGTCCTGGAGATCACCGAGGACCGCCGGATCCGCGAGGCGCTGGACCGCGCGAGCACCCGGCTGGCGCTGCTGGAGGAGGCCGCCACCCGGATCGGCACCACCCTGGACGTCGAACAGGCCGCCCAGGAGCTGGCCCGGCTGCTCGCGCCCCGGCTCGCCGAGATCGCCTCCGTGGACCTGATCGACCACCAACTCTCGCAGCACGAAGGCCTGCTGATGATGCGTCGGCTCGCGCTCAGCGGCACGCCCGAACTGATGCGGGCCGGCGGGCTGTTCGGCGCGGCAGGCACCGTGCAGCGGCCGCAGCCGGGCTCGGCGCTGGCCCGCTGCGTCGCCTCGACGGCGCCGGTGGTGCTCAACTTCGCGACGGACGAGGAGATCCGCGGCGCCGCCGCGCACGCCGACCGGCTCCCGCTCTACCGCAGCTTCGACCTGCACTCGGCGGTCTTCGTGCCGCTCACCGCCGGCGGCACGGTGCTCGGCGTGGTCTCACTGGGCCGCACCGGCGCCGCCCCCGGGTTCACCCCGGACGAGGTGGCGCTGATCGCCGAACTTGCCGAGCGGGCCGGCTCCGGGATCGGCAACGCCCAGCGCTACGCCCGCGAGCACGAGACCGCGCTGGCCCTGCAACGGGCCCTGCTCTCCGAGCCGATGTCCCCGCACCCCGACGTGGCCTGCGCGATCCGCTACCTGCCGGCCGGCGCCACGGCCGAGGTCGGCGGCGACTGGTACGACACGGTCGCGCTGCCCGGCGGACGGACCCTGCTGGTGGTGGGTGACGTGATGGGCCACGGCCTGGACGCGGCGGCCACCATGAGCGAGTACCGCTCGCTGATCCGCGCGCTCGCGCTGCAGCGCCGCTCCCCGAGCGGAATCCTCGACGAGGCCGCGCGGATCGTCGAGGCGCTGGCGCCGGAGCGGGTGGCGACCTGCGTGCTGGCCCTGCTCGATCCGCCGGCCGGCACCTGCACGCTGGCCAGCGCGGGCCACCTGCCCCCGCTGCTGCTCGGCCGGACCGGACCCGCCCGGCTGGTCCCGCCACCGGTGGGCCCGCCGCTGGGCGCGGGGCTTGGCGGCTACCGGTGCGTCACCGTGCCGTTCGACGCGGACAGCACCGTGCTGCTCTACACCGACGGGCTGGTGGAGCGGCGCGGCATCGACATCGAGGAGTGCCTCGCCGCGCTGTGCGCGCTCCCACTCGACCCGGCCGCTCCGCTGGAGCACCTGATCGACACCGCGCTCACCGGCCTGGCGGCCGGTCACGGCGAGGACGACGTGGCGGTGCTCGCCGCCCGCTGGAGCGGCACGGGGCCCACGTAA